A genomic region of Brevibacillus sp. JNUCC-41 contains the following coding sequences:
- a CDS encoding GNAT family N-acetyltransferase, which yields MTEKGVITVNADVKIEQITSIEDHLNELSDLLVQVVEDGASIGFLPPMKRSEAIDYWDGALNPDVILFVAKIQGEIVGSVQLHVCSKQNGSHRAEIAKLMTHTGYRRNGIGRSLMLEAEKKAKQEGRTLLVLDTREGDPSIALYTSLGYIQAGRIPDYAKSANGEYDPTIFYYKKTN from the coding sequence ATGACTGAGAAAGGTGTGATTACTGTGAACGCCGATGTGAAAATCGAACAAATAACATCAATCGAAGACCATCTTAATGAACTGTCCGATCTTTTAGTGCAAGTGGTGGAAGATGGCGCGTCCATTGGTTTTTTACCTCCCATGAAACGGTCTGAGGCCATTGATTATTGGGATGGCGCCTTAAACCCTGATGTGATTCTGTTTGTCGCTAAAATACAGGGTGAGATTGTCGGGAGCGTACAGTTACATGTATGTTCAAAGCAAAACGGCAGCCATCGTGCGGAAATCGCAAAATTAATGACACATACTGGTTATAGGCGAAATGGAATAGGACGTTCACTCATGCTGGAGGCTGAGAAGAAGGCCAAGCAGGAGGGACGGACATTATTGGTCCTGGATACAAGGGAGGGAGATCCTTCTATCGCCCTGTATACTTCATTGGGATATATTCAGGCAGGCAGGATCCCTGATTATGCGAAATCTGCAAATGGTGAATACGATCCAACCATTTTTTATTATAAAAAAACGAATTGA
- a CDS encoding YfiT family bacillithiol transferase codes for MDLRYPIGKFQFDGEITCGIAEGWLNEIEVLPRMLREAVGNMDDEQLDTAYRPGGWTVRQVVHHVADSHMNAYIRFKLALTEESPVIKPYEEGQWAELPDYDLPIDVSLSLIEGIHIRMCKLLSGLHADDLSRIFIHPDSGEVTVGENIGIYAWHGRHHLAHITSLSKRQGW; via the coding sequence ATGGATTTAAGATACCCGATTGGAAAGTTTCAGTTTGACGGAGAAATTACTTGTGGTATAGCCGAGGGGTGGCTCAACGAGATTGAAGTTTTGCCTCGGATGCTGCGTGAAGCGGTAGGTAACATGGATGATGAACAGCTTGATACGGCTTATCGGCCTGGAGGATGGACGGTCCGCCAGGTGGTGCATCATGTTGCCGATAGTCATATGAATGCGTATATTCGCTTCAAATTGGCCCTTACGGAAGAAAGTCCTGTCATTAAACCGTACGAGGAGGGGCAATGGGCAGAGCTGCCTGATTATGATTTACCGATTGATGTTTCTCTATCACTAATCGAAGGTATACATATCCGAATGTGTAAACTTTTATCGGGTCTTCATGCAGACGACCTAAGCCGAATATTCATCCATCCTGATTCAGGAGAGGTGACTGTCGGTGAAAATATAGGCATTTATGCTTGGCACGGACGACATCATCTGGCTCATATTACTTCTTTATCAAAGCGCCAGGGATGGTGA
- a CDS encoding GNAT family N-acetyltransferase, whose product MSIQKATLHELESLTELFDLYRVFYEQASDPGRAREFLRERLTNGESVVFMAYDEGNPIGFVQLYPSFSSVSIMRSWVLNDLFVKESARKKGFGEELLNAAIMFAREAGAKGVSLETGKDNVNAQRLYEKIGFVRETNHFYYFTI is encoded by the coding sequence ATGAGCATACAGAAGGCTACATTACATGAGCTGGAATCACTGACCGAACTTTTTGATTTATACAGAGTGTTTTATGAGCAAGCATCCGATCCTGGTCGTGCAAGGGAGTTTTTAAGGGAAAGGCTGACAAATGGGGAGTCTGTGGTTTTTATGGCCTATGATGAAGGAAATCCTATTGGTTTTGTACAATTATATCCTTCTTTTTCATCTGTGAGTATAATGCGGTCATGGGTTTTGAATGATTTATTCGTGAAGGAGTCCGCCCGCAAAAAGGGTTTTGGCGAGGAGTTGTTGAACGCGGCCATCATGTTTGCACGCGAAGCAGGTGCCAAAGGGGTTTCACTGGAGACAGGCAAGGATAATGTAAACGCACAAAGACTTTATGAAAAAATTGGTTTCGTCCGTGAAACGAACCATTTTTATTATTTCACCATTTAA
- a CDS encoding AbrB/MazE/SpoVT family DNA-binding domain-containing protein yields MKSTGIVRKVDELGRVVIPIELRRTLGINEKDALEIYVEQERIILQKYKPNMTCQVTGEVSDDNMKLADGKLILSPEGAELLIKEIQASMETAK; encoded by the coding sequence ATGAAATCTACAGGTATTGTACGTAAAGTTGACGAATTAGGACGGGTAGTCATTCCAATTGAACTGCGCCGAACATTAGGAATTAATGAGAAAGACGCTCTGGAGATTTATGTAGAACAAGAGCGCATCATCCTTCAAAAATATAAACCAAACATGACTTGCCAAGTTACAGGTGAGGTTTCCGATGACAATATGAAACTTGCTGATGGTAAATTAATACTTAGCCCTGAAGGTGCCGAACTTCTAATTAAAGAAATTCAAGCCAGCATGGAAACTGCTAAATAA
- a CDS encoding DMT family transporter has protein sequence MRPIILGICSAFFFAFTFVLNQAMELSGGSWIWSASLRYIFMVPFLLCIVLSRKNLLPLLRVMREKPGPWLLWSFVGFGLFYAPLCFASAYSPGWLIAGTWQITIISGALLAPLFFENVQTKDGLERQRGKVSVKGLLMSMIILLGIILMQLEHTKHISMANLWLGVIPIVIASFAYPLGNRKMMEVSEGRLDAYQRVLGMTLASMPFWFLLSLYGFFTVGAPTKMQSFQSLLVALFSGVIATVLFFKATDLVSGNMQKLASVEATQSMEVLFALAGELLFLSLPIPSPLAWFGIFIVIIGMILHSYVSHKKEGASRKRIVSA, from the coding sequence TTGCGTCCGATTATATTAGGTATTTGTTCCGCTTTCTTTTTTGCATTTACGTTTGTTTTAAATCAGGCAATGGAGTTATCTGGCGGAAGTTGGATATGGAGTGCTTCGCTGCGTTATATCTTTATGGTGCCTTTTCTGTTATGTATCGTGTTAAGCAGAAAAAATCTGCTTCCCCTTTTACGAGTGATGAGAGAAAAGCCGGGTCCTTGGCTGCTATGGAGTTTTGTCGGTTTTGGGTTATTTTATGCTCCTTTATGCTTTGCATCCGCCTACTCACCAGGCTGGCTAATTGCCGGCACTTGGCAAATCACGATCATTTCGGGTGCATTACTTGCGCCGCTGTTTTTTGAGAATGTCCAAACGAAAGATGGGCTTGAAAGGCAAAGAGGAAAGGTTTCTGTGAAAGGCCTCCTCATGTCCATGATCATCCTGCTTGGAATCATCCTGATGCAGCTGGAACATACCAAGCACATTTCAATGGCCAATCTTTGGCTGGGAGTGATTCCGATCGTAATCGCCTCGTTTGCATACCCTTTGGGAAATCGCAAAATGATGGAAGTATCCGAAGGACGTCTGGATGCATATCAGCGGGTATTGGGAATGACTTTGGCGAGTATGCCATTCTGGTTTCTGCTTTCATTGTACGGTTTCTTTACAGTAGGGGCGCCGACGAAGATGCAAAGTTTCCAATCCCTATTGGTGGCACTATTTTCTGGAGTCATCGCCACGGTCCTTTTTTTCAAGGCGACCGATTTGGTAAGCGGAAATATGCAGAAATTAGCTTCCGTTGAAGCTACACAATCGATGGAGGTCCTTTTTGCACTGGCTGGCGAATTACTATTCCTATCTTTACCGATTCCTTCTCCGTTAGCGTGGTTCGGCATCTTTATCGTCATCATAGGAATGATCCTGCATAGCTATGTATCACATAAAAAAGAAGGTGCATCACGGAAACGGATAGTGAGTGCCTAA